DNA from Halogeometricum sp. S1BR25-6:
GGCCTGTTCGTCTTCGCCGCCGTCGCCGCCGCCCTCTGGGTCGTCGCCGGGTCCGTCCTCCCGACGGGCGAACGCGCCGCCGTCTCCGTCGGCGTCGGCGTCGCCGCCGGCCTCGTGGGGGGCGTCGCCTTCGGTCTCGCGGACCCGCTCGTCGCCCGACTGGGTCCGTTCACCGTCCGCGTCCTCGGCAGTCTCACGGTCGGCGTCGGCGGCGGACTGCTCTTGGGGGGACTCGCCCTCACGCTGGCGACGGCCTTCGCGAAGAATCCCGACGACGAGGTGGACGAACTAGAGGAGTTCGACATGAGCGAGATGACCGATACGGACGCCGTCAGCGCGATGATGGAGGAGTTCCGGGAATTCTCGCCGGGCGGCGCGCAGGCGCTCATCGACGAGCGTGACGCCTACATCGCCCACCAACTAGTCGGCCTCCGCCGGACCGGCCGGGACGTCGTCGCCGTCGTCGGCGCGGGTCACCGCGCGGGCATCGAACGCTATCTCACCAACCCCGAGGAACTGCCGCCGATGGAGTCGCTGGTCGGGACGGCCGACGACGGCCTCGGCGGCGTTCCGTGGGCGAAGATAGTGGGCACGGCCATCTCCGTCGCCGTCGTCGTGTTCTTCGGCCTGCTGGCGCTCTCGACGGCCGGCAACGACACCCTGCTCCGCCTGTTCGCCGCGTGGTTCCTCATCAACGGCGTCTTCGCCGCCGGACTGGCGAAGGCCGCCGGGGCGCGGTGGCCCTCCGCCCTCGTCGGCGGCGCCGTCGCGTGGATGACCTCCATCAACCCGTTCCTCGCACCCGGGTGGTTCACCGGCTACATGGAACTGCAGTACCGCCCGGTAAACGTCGGCGACATCGGTCGCCTGAACGAACTCCTCGCCGACGAGGAGACGCCCGTCGGCGAACTGGTTTCGGACATGTTCGAGGTGCCGCTGTTCCGCCTCATCGTCGTCGTCGCGGCGACGAACATCGGGAGCATCGTCGCCTCGGCGCTGTTCATCGGCTA
Protein-coding regions in this window:
- a CDS encoding TraB/GumN family protein, with product MSQEAAGEGRVRVVGTAHVSEDSVREVEEVVAEERPDVVAVELDEGRYRQMKGGTPDDIEPGDLLRGNTVFQFIAYWMLSYVQAQLGEKFDVEPGADMLAAVETAEELGIDVALVDRDINETMRRFWSRMSFVEKLRMVGGLAFGLGDSRGVAVVLGLFVGLLVGPAVGLFGGAVGIGLDVLARVTGGLFVFAAVAAALWVVAGSVLPTGERAAVSVGVGVAAGLVGGVAFGLADPLVARLGPFTVRVLGSLTVGVGGGLLLGGLALTLATAFAKNPDDEVDELEEFDMSEMTDTDAVSAMMEEFREFSPGGAQALIDERDAYIAHQLVGLRRTGRDVVAVVGAGHRAGIERYLTNPEELPPMESLVGTADDGLGGVPWAKIVGTAISVAVVVFFGLLALSTAGNDTLLRLFAAWFLINGVFAAGLAKAAGARWPSALVGGAVAWMTSINPFLAPGWFTGYMELQYRPVNVGDIGRLNELLADEETPVGELVSDMFEVPLFRLIVVVAATNIGSIVASALFIGYVLPLFAVDLGGPAGIIDLMFEGARNGWDVLVGLLT